One genomic segment of Nocardia spumae includes these proteins:
- a CDS encoding MFS transporter — protein MTPTSGRTMLSATICAVAVATVYVAQPVLAQVGEDLGLSEAALGWIVTAGQLGYLIGLALLVPLGDMFDRRALIAGHLLLTAVGVVLAAVASELWLLLTGLAFAGLFAVVVQTTVAYAADLSRAAERGRTLGIVTSGVVVGILGARVVAGGIAAVWGWRGVYIALAVLLIVLAGLVLRLLPAEPRRARAGYGEVLMSLGRLFRERLFLSRGLIALFLFASFGVLWSGVALPLAAPPWRLSTAQIGLFGIAGLAGALGAARAGRWADAGRARAVTGGALVLLAASWSAIGQASWSLLLVVAGVIVLDFAVQAVHVSNQHLLTAAYPDRTSGVIGGYMMFYSLGSALGATTTTAVYSAAGWVGSSVLGAAFALCALIVWVIGRPAGTGVRPRGGVVRTSRAPAPAEHE, from the coding sequence GTGGCCCAACCCGTACTCGCCCAGGTGGGCGAGGATCTGGGGCTCTCGGAGGCGGCTCTCGGATGGATCGTCACGGCCGGACAGCTGGGATACCTGATCGGTCTGGCCCTGCTCGTTCCGCTGGGGGATATGTTCGATCGGCGCGCGCTCATCGCCGGGCATCTGCTGCTGACCGCGGTGGGTGTCGTGCTGGCGGCGGTGGCCTCCGAGCTCTGGCTACTGCTGACCGGGCTGGCTTTCGCCGGCCTGTTCGCCGTAGTCGTGCAGACCACGGTCGCCTACGCCGCCGACCTGTCCCGCGCGGCGGAACGCGGGCGCACACTCGGAATCGTCACCTCCGGTGTCGTCGTCGGCATCCTCGGCGCGCGGGTGGTGGCGGGAGGAATCGCCGCGGTGTGGGGATGGCGCGGTGTCTATATCGCGCTCGCGGTGCTGCTCATCGTGCTCGCGGGACTGGTCCTGAGGTTGCTGCCGGCCGAACCGCGTCGAGCCCGGGCCGGCTACGGTGAGGTGCTGATGTCGCTGGGACGCCTGTTCCGCGAGCGCCTCTTCCTCTCGCGTGGTCTGATCGCGCTTTTTCTGTTCGCCTCCTTCGGGGTGTTGTGGAGCGGTGTGGCGTTGCCGCTCGCGGCGCCGCCGTGGCGGCTGAGTACGGCGCAGATCGGCCTGTTCGGAATCGCGGGTCTCGCGGGCGCTCTGGGCGCGGCCCGAGCGGGGCGGTGGGCCGACGCCGGTCGCGCGCGAGCTGTCACGGGAGGTGCGCTCGTATTGCTGGCCGCGTCGTGGTCGGCGATCGGACAGGCGTCGTGGTCGCTGCTGCTGGTCGTCGCCGGGGTGATAGTCCTCGACTTCGCGGTGCAGGCGGTACACGTCAGCAATCAGCATCTGCTCACGGCCGCCTACCCGGACCGCACGAGCGGCGTCATCGGCGGCTACATGATGTTCTACTCGCTCGGCTCCGCCCTCGGGGCAACCACCACCACAGCGGTCTACTCCGCCGCGGGATGGGTGGGATCCAGCGTTCTCGGCGCTGCCTTCGCCCTGTGCGCGCTCATCGTCTGGGTGATCGGCCGCCCGGCGGGCACCGGTGTCCGTCCGCGCGGTGGTGTCGTCCGGACGTCCCGGGCGCCGGCTCCCGCGGAGCACGAATGA
- a CDS encoding MerR family transcriptional regulator: protein MNSGVTIGQAAAFIGVTVKTVRHYHKLGLVAEPERDSSGYRRYGSAELLRLVQVRTLAGAGVPLAEIGPLLDADAESFATALTDVERQLAAQIEELNARRETLHRLADGNRALLPDRAVTLLEQMPGLGFAPDEVAAAREGLVLAKALVPEGFDDYLTHVEPAMRDPRFVALSKRAAEAATWAPDDPRIDELATAMAEHYLANPAHLKIVTGLQARTEGAARYKLIAHQRGERAPAAARLTALVESELRAAGVHIPRPDTH, encoded by the coding sequence ATGAACAGCGGAGTGACGATCGGGCAGGCGGCGGCTTTCATCGGCGTGACGGTGAAGACAGTGCGGCACTATCACAAGCTCGGACTGGTCGCCGAGCCCGAACGTGACAGCTCCGGCTACCGGCGGTACGGATCGGCCGAGTTACTGCGACTGGTCCAGGTCCGAACCCTCGCCGGCGCGGGCGTGCCGCTGGCGGAGATCGGGCCACTGCTCGACGCCGACGCCGAGTCGTTCGCCACCGCACTCACCGATGTCGAGCGGCAACTCGCCGCACAGATCGAGGAGTTGAACGCCCGCCGGGAAACGCTGCACCGGCTCGCCGACGGTAACCGGGCGCTCTTGCCCGACCGTGCCGTGACACTGCTGGAGCAGATGCCCGGCCTCGGGTTCGCCCCGGACGAGGTAGCCGCCGCCCGAGAGGGACTGGTACTCGCCAAAGCCCTGGTGCCGGAGGGCTTCGACGACTACCTCACCCATGTCGAGCCCGCCATGCGGGACCCCCGATTCGTCGCCCTGAGCAAGCGAGCCGCCGAAGCCGCGACCTGGGCCCCGGACGACCCTCGCATCGACGAACTGGCCACCGCCATGGCCGAGCACTATCTCGCCAACCCCGCCCATCTGAAGATCGTCACCGGCCTGCAAGCCCGCACCGAGGGCGCGGCCCGATACAAGCTGATCGCCCACCAGCGCGGGGAGCGAGCACCGGCCGCGGCACGGTTGACCGCATTGGTCGAATCCGAACTCCGCGCCGCGGGCGTCCACATCCCCAGACCGGACACCCACTGA